The Solanum dulcamara chromosome 2, daSolDulc1.2, whole genome shotgun sequence region GATAGAAGGAGAAGCCATGGCATCATGGTGGTGTTACCAGGTTTTTCTTCCTATTCTTCTTCCACCAAAATTGTCTAAAATCAATGTATCTATTTTCTAGGACTATAGATAGGGGTGTTCACGGATCGGTTATTGgtaaaaatcaaaaccaaatcaatttaattggttttaaattttaacCTCTCGTGAGTCTTCTTATCGATTATAATCAATGGAATCGATCATTTCGTTatcaaaaccaaatcaaaccaaataaaatatacaGTTGTTGATTTGGTTGTTATCAGTTTCGATTTGGTTTGGTTCGGTTGTTTAGTTATTAaccatacaaaaaaaataaaagaaacaattcattcaaaagagaaaaaagagaatacttcatccaaaaaaaattgtcttCATACTATTTtggatcttataattcttataccaGAATTTTGATTATGTCTAACTTCCTGCTTATATTGCTAGCTAATTCAATGTACTTAAACATAAACTTACTGAATAATGCATAAGCTAATGAAATGgttgtacaaataaaagatgaatcataccttactattttaaattagtgtgatgtatttttgcataaaaagtgttcataaaaaataatatatgatgTAATAATTTGTCAGTTCGATTTGGTTATTTTTTGGTGTTTttgaataaaatcaaaatcaaatcaaatattatcgagtttttaaaaatgtaaaaccaaaccaaatccaaccaaataaaaaattaatttatttgattgatttggtttgatttttcggTTTGGATCGTTTTTTACCCAAATCGTGAACACCCTTAACTATAGATAATATGTTTGATTGATTACAATTTTACCTTTATGTAACATAAATTATGAAGGGTATAAAGGTCGTTCAACAATTGAAGAATATTGGTCCATCAACATTTATATTCatgtttttataataatatagataaaaataatatagatataaatggatagatagatagattaagtattttttagaaattttaaaaatatgtgcACAATAATTCATAAAAGATTGACAACAAACTATTaagaaaaatttaattgatactaatagttatatatatatatatataactattaAAACAttgaataattatatattaattgtTACATATATTAAAACATTGAATAATTCTGCTTAAAACCATTGGTTGAGTAGGGTTTAGCCTCTCCTGTTTTATTGTTTTGTGGGAGAAGTTTAGTGCATTAATTTGTCATGGATTCAGATTCTTTGGCTCCTAAAGCACCTAGAAAGGTAAAaagttttcaatatttttctgtTCAACAGAGGACGAATTAATTTTGTGTTTGATGATATGTTTATTTGTAGGTGAGATTTGCACCGAAAGGTCCTCCTCGTAGAGCGCAGAAAGCTGTTGTGCCTAAGCCGTAATAATCTGAAACTTTAATAAGTTGTTGGAATCCAGTACTCACTTTTTCTTATTCTCTAATTTTGTATTTGCAGAGAAAACGTTGAAGCTGATGTTGATGCCGCTAAAGCACACGAATTGATGCAGCGCTTCAATGTATGATTTTCCCTGTTTTATAGCAGCTTAATGATTTCTTTCTTCCTCTTATTTAAATCTATTCATTCTAATAATTGTAGGAAGCTTCTGCAAAAGTTAAACATAAAGTTGAAAAGAAAGGTAAGTAAACTCTATCATATCCCCAAATTTACGGTTCCAATCACCTTTAATTATCTAAGTTCATTCTGTCCTGGATAAATTTTATAACCTATGGAAAATATTActctaaataaattatttcgACCACTACAAAGGTCCTATTAAAAGCAATTCCCTTTAGAAGTTTCAAATCTACAATTTAGTTTTGTCTTCGGCGGCGGAGCTAGATATGATCGACTTACACTGCGTAGCttggtatatatttttttattttatatattcgCACTCCTTGACTTCTATGCAaatttacttctttatatttttacatCCCTTAGTTGAAATTCTGACTCCCCCAACATTAACATTGGAAATTGACAATTCCTGTATTCAATACCTCAGTGTATGTTTTTATATGTCTAGTTCTTAATGATTTTAGGAACATCTCTCCCAACATTTGTAGTGCAAAGAATGaccaataaaaaatatatctactttatgtatgtttatgatttatgataagtGTTGTTTGTCAATATTCTTGCTATCAATACTACTAATAACTGAGTGATAATTCTTAGAATTTTTCTTCCTTGAATTTTCGTAGGACCTACTCAAGTGGCATTTGGTTATGGAGgttcatcatcatcttcattGAAATCATATGGCCATCATTTCAAGGTTTCTGGATCAATGTCCCATGGCAAGTATTATCTCTAACCATTTTACTTTCTGCTATATGGATGTATTGCAGCTTGTTTGACACAATGCAGGTTTTGCAGGTGGGGAGCGAGTGCAGAAAGAATACATTGAGCCATGGGTTGGCTTTAAACATTTTCCCCTTTGTATTCAGTCTCTAGCTTTCTTGTCTGAATTTCCTCCCATTTCTCATGCAAGCAAGCTTTCTGTGCCTGAAGTTTTATCATCCATTTTTTATTTCAGGATTATTATACCAACTATCCTGTAACTCTTCCTGTGAGGAGGCCCTATTCAGGAAATCCAGGTAAATTCAGCGAATGCTATAAAAACCAAAGTGCTATCCGAAGAGCACATCATATTGATGCCTAAAAAAGCAATTGATCTCTTTGCAATTCGGTTGTGATTTGCTTATTTCTAATTCTTTAAATATGAAGATCATTACCATTGATATGTATCTTTTACCCTACAGAACTTCTTGACGAGGAAGAATTTGGGGAAGCTTCCCGAAGCTCGACTTATGATGAGAATTCCATAAAACCAACTATGGATCTTGGTTTAATGGTTAGTAAACTGGTTGATAGTTTGACTTCCAACTTATTACTAAGTAATTTCCATGAATGCTTACGTGAATGATTGGTAGGAGGACAATCTGGAGGAAAAGATGTTCTTGGTGCAATTACCAACCATGCCAATGTTGAAGCAATCAGTTAAAACAGAAGGCAGTGAGATGGCGAACAGCTCAAAGCCTTCAAAGGCTAGGGCCTGCAATTTAAATGAGTTACCTATGGGCCACATGGGTAAAATGTTGGTGTACAAAAGCGGCGCTGTTAAGCTGAAGCTTGGTGAAACCCTTTTTAATGTAAGTGTGCTGCATTACAATATAACCACAACCTGTTTCataactaatttttaaaaaaatacacctCCAGTTAAAATGATTTCTCTTAAGGCATATGTTAGTTTAGCTAAGTGTTAGATTAGTTGCCCCTTCGCTAGGAGCTCCCACCTTTTTTTGCTTCTTTTGTGACTCCAACCCACtaacttaaataaaaaatataaactcTTTATGCTGATGGTAAATAGCTTAACATATTGAAATACTGATCTAGTAACTGTTCATTaagaaaagataaataaaaggcTAATTTATTCAAGCACGTTATAGGTAGAAATCTATGGGGGCATTGTATTGTTGCCTTGTTGGCATCTGACATCTAGAAATGGACAGCAGGTTTCTCCAGGTATGGACTGCTCGTTTGCCCAGGATGTTGTTGCGGTTAATACAGAAGAGAAGTATTGTTCTAACATTGGGGAGCTCACTAAGCGTATCATTATAACACCAGATGTGGACTCACTCTTGGATTCTATCTGATTATATTGGTTTACTTGCTATTTATTATGCTTTAGTTATACATATAGCAATgggtttttcttattttgaagTTACCACAGATTTTTACCCCTTATATGCACTTATTTGGCCCTTTCTAATGATGAACAATTAGcataattaatgaaaattctTTGTTTTTTCGTACACTAATATCAATGTTTCAGGCTTGTATTTACTGTGTCGATCAGTTAATATTGCTAAACATGGTGCCTttccaataatatgaaaagTCACTCCAACCGTTTGGCTAGAAAATTTAGGTGCTCAATTTTCATCTTATGATAAatcaatacataaaaaaaaaaaaatctgctTTCAACAGAAAGGTGATGGTGAACCACTGGAGTATTAAGCTTGTATATACTTGTATCTTCACCAGAAGGAAAAGGGAGAAAATGAACCTTGATCTAATCCCTGGACAAGTGAACATGTCCGATTTCCAAAGAGTCTTTACTTGTAGAGGACagtcaaaagaaaaaaacttcTGGAGTAAGGAAATCAGTTAAACGAGGTGTGTTTTTTATATCAAAAAGACATGATGCTTGTTTAATGTTACTGCAGCATAAGGATCAGTGCTCACAACTTGTAAAAAGGCTAATTGCTTCAGTATCCTTACATGTTAAACTTGTTTCTTTGTCTTGTCAGTCCTTGTGAAAGTTGGTGTAGTTATTAGACCAATTATCTCATGCTATAATCTAAACAGAGTCAATGTCAATGAGGCTGCTGTTGTTTCATGGCCAGCATTGTAAAACAATATAGAAGTCGGGGGTTCCACATAACCCACGGCTTCTCACTCGAACCTTATGTATATATCATTTATgtgaaaaaaaacaaatatagatAGGTTTCACAACCTACATCCGCTACATAAAACTGTTTCATTCTTATCTATTTCGTCCTTTGTTGTCATCTGGTTATTCATGACATAATTTCACACACTGCTGTGGATTGTTATCTATCGTTGTCTCTGGTTTACCTAAGCTACTATTCCACATGTCTATCATTATGCCATATCTTTCTGAAATTGACGGATCATTCCTTGTAATTGTGAAATCAGCATTAGAACAAATTCCACTTAACAGCACAAAGCTAAAAGTTCAAAATATTCCaattaagacaagaaatgaactatCTTCATTGAAAAACACCTTCAACTTTTTAACTAGAAAGCTAAATAAATTATCACATTTTAAACCTTGTAGAGTTGACAATCTACTAGataaatcaacaaaatatgaaTGATCAATAGTGGTTATTGGAAGTTCCCTTGCTTATTTAAGAGGCCTTTAGGTTACCTGGCTGGATCTAGAGTGTTAAATGGGCTGGAATTGGGGGAGGTTAAATGGGTTGAACTTATGGGTGTACATGACCGGGTTCGTTTGAGTTTttcaaatatcaaatcaaattatttgtctcgggtttttaaatttttttaaccaaatcaAAGTAATGAAACTCAGGTTTTTCAACCTCGGGTTTTCGGGTTTTTCAAGTAAAGTATTCATAACAATATATAATTAACTTGTGctttaaatatttctttagtCCTATCAAAATACAACTATCTAaggtgtttttttttaaaattaactcAAAACATGAGATGAATGATGAAACTGAAATTTTCTTAATAATGAAAttgcataaaataaatattgcaaattaatgtcataatgagcatgatcataatttaaaagtactaaatcatgttaaaataaGCCTAATAAGTATGAATTACATGACAAAACATTAAAGAAGAACTAAAATTaggttatatattttaattttctaaacCAATGTAAactaaagaacaaatattcaaCATTATTGTCATTCTTAgtgttgaataattttttttggttagcATTAGTGatgatttgatttttatttgaGCTTTATTAGAGTTAGTAATATCTATGGACTATAACTGAGTTCGTAATATCTA contains the following coding sequences:
- the LOC129876233 gene encoding uncharacterized protein LOC129876233 isoform X2; translation: MDSDSLAPKAPRKVRFAPKGPPRRAQKAVVPKPENVEADVDAAKAHELMQRFNEASAKVKHKVEKKGPTQVAFGYGGSSSSSLKSYGHHFKVSGSMSHGGERVQKEYIEPWDYYTNYPVTLPVRRPYSGNPELLDEEEFGEASRSSTYDENSIKPTMDLGLMEDNLEEKMFLVQLPTMPMLKQSVKTEGSEMANSSKPSKARACNLNELPMGHMGKMLVYKSGAVKLKLGETLFNVSPGMDCSFAQDVVAVNTEEKYCSNIGELTKRIIITPDVDSLLDSI
- the LOC129876233 gene encoding uncharacterized protein LOC129876233 isoform X1, encoding MDSDSLAPKAPRKVRFAPKGPPRRAQKAVVPKPENVEADVDAAKAHELMQRFNEASAKVKHKVEKKGPTQVAFGYGGSSSSSLKSYGHHFKVSGSMSHGFAGGERVQKEYIEPWDYYTNYPVTLPVRRPYSGNPELLDEEEFGEASRSSTYDENSIKPTMDLGLMEDNLEEKMFLVQLPTMPMLKQSVKTEGSEMANSSKPSKARACNLNELPMGHMGKMLVYKSGAVKLKLGETLFNVSPGMDCSFAQDVVAVNTEEKYCSNIGELTKRIIITPDVDSLLDSI